The following coding sequences lie in one Rutidosis leptorrhynchoides isolate AG116_Rl617_1_P2 chromosome 6, CSIRO_AGI_Rlap_v1, whole genome shotgun sequence genomic window:
- the LOC139852053 gene encoding uncharacterized protein isoform X1 has product MDVEAGMFTVQQTMGNVPCCKCGIPVTPNAANMCVRCLRSEVDITEGLERNATIIHCPECDSYLQPPRTWIKAQLESKKLLTFCVKRLKNLSKLKLIRAEFIWTEPHSKRIKVRLRVQKEVLNGAVLEQAYMVEYVVHDQMCDSCSRGQANPDQWVAAVQLRQHVSHRRTFFYLEQLILKHDAAVRAIRIKQMDQGIDFFFSSRSHALKFVDFVGKVVPVKTRHDKQLVSHDQKSHIYNYKYTFSVEICPICREDLVCLPPKLVANLGNLGPLVICTKVSNSIALIDPSSLRHCYLDAEQYFRSSFKSLLTSKQLVEYVVLDVDLLNSEVNLGGSKYVLAEVQVARVSDFGKNDTMFYVKTHLGHLLNVGDYALGYDLYSANNNDIELDKYKGLVLPEVILVKKSYEEKKLKKRGKPRSWKLKSLDMEVDLSATRGKVDEERMINEYEQFLDDLEENPEMRLNISLYRNRGYQASEAGSVTDGDDDAPRVPLDELLGDLQINNDDDDDDDDDDDDDDDDAGDDVMPE; this is encoded by the coding sequence ATGGATGTGGAAGCAGGTATGTTTACTGTACAGCAAACTATGGGAAATGTTCCATGCTGCAAATGTGGTATTCCTGTGACGCCAAATGCAGCCAACATGTGCGTTAGATGTCTTCGTTCTGAAGTAGACATAACTGAAGGTTTAGAAAGAAATGCAACTATTATTCACTGTCCCGAATGTGACAGCTACTTGCAGCCTCCAAGAACTTGGATTAAAGCTCAGTTAGAGTCCAAAAAGCTCTTGACTTTTTGTGTCAAACGGCTCAAAAATTTGAGTAAATTGAAGCTGATTCGTGCAGAGTTTATATGGACTGAGCCTCATTCAAAGAGGATTAAGGTTAGGCTGCGTGTTCAGAAAGAAGTTTTAAATGGTGCTGTTTTGGAACAAGCTTATATGGTTGAGTATGTGGTCCATGATCAAATGTGTGACTCGTGTTCTCGAGGTCAAGCTAACCCTGATCAATGGGTGGCTGCAGTTCAGTTAAGACAACACGTATCTCACCGTAGAACTTTCTTTTATCTGGAACAACTTATTCTTAAACATGATGCTGCTGTTCGAGCCATTAGGATCAAGCAAATGGATCAGGGGATCGATTTCTTTTTTTCTAGCCGTAGTCATGCACTTAAGTTTGTAGACTTTGTGGGTAAGGTTGTTCCAGTTAAGACCCGACATGATAAACAACTCGTGTCGCACGACCAAAAGAGCCATATCTATAACTATAAGTACACTTTCTCGGTTGAAATTTGCCCTATTTGTCGTGAAGATCTCGTTTGTCTCCCTCCAAAACTTGTTGCTAATCTGGGAAACTTGGGCCCACTTGTTATATGCACAAAAGTAAGCAACAGTATCGCGTTAATCGATCCCTCGTCTCTAAGGCATTGTTATCTTGATGCTGAACAATACTTTAGGTCGTCGTTTAAATCGTTGCTTACCTCTAAGCAGCTTGTTGAATATGTGGTTTTAGATGTCGATTTACTTAATTCTGAAGTTAATCTTGGTGGGTCTAAGTATGTTTTGGCTGAGGTTCAAGTGGCACGCGTATCGGATTTCGGTAAGAACGATACAATGTTTTATGTGAAGACACATTTAGGCCATCTTTTAAATGTGGGTGATTATGCTCTTGGTTATGACTTGTATTCTgcgaataataatgatattgaactTGATAAGTACAAAGGGTTAGTGCTTCCGGAAGTTATTTTGGTTAAAAAAAGTTATGAGGAGAAAAAATTAAAGAAACGTGGAAAGCCTCGATCTTGGAAGTTGAAATCTTTGGATATGGAGGTTGATTTGAGTGCTACGAGAGGTAAAGTTGATGAAGAAAGGATGATTAACGAGTATGAACAGTTTTTGGATGATTTGGAGGAGAACCCTGAGATGAGATTAAATATATCGTTGTATCGAAACAGAGGATATCAGGCGTCAGAAGCTGGATCGGTgactgatggtgatgatgatgcacCTCGTGTGCCGTTGGATGAGTTACTCGGTGATCTTCAaattaacaatgatgatgatgatgatgatgatgatgatgatgatgatgatgatgatgatgctggagATGATGTCATGCCGGAGTAG
- the LOC139852053 gene encoding uncharacterized protein isoform X2: MDVEAGMFTVQQTMGNVPCCKCGIPVTPNAANMCVRCLRSEVDITEGLERNATIIHCPECDSYLQPPRTWIKAQLESKKLLTFCVKRLKNLSKLKLIRAEFIWTEPHSKRIKVRLRVQKEVLNGAVLEQAYMVEYVVHDQMCDSCSRGQANPDQWVAAVQLRQHVSHRRTFFYLEQLILKHDAAVRAIRIKQMDQGIDFFFSSRSHALKFVDFVGKVVPVKTRHDKQLVSHDQKSHIYNYKYTFSVEICPICREDLVCLPPKLVANLGNLGPLVICTKVSNSIALIDPSSLRHCYLDAEQYFRSSFKSLLTSKQLVEYVVLDVDLLNSEVNLGGSKYVLAEVQVARVSDFGKNDTMFYVKTHLGHLLNVGDYALGYDLYSANNNDIELDKYKGLVLPEVILVKKSYEEKKLKKRGKPRSWKLKSLDMEVDLSATRGKVDEERMINEYEQFLDDLEENPEMRLNISLYRNRGYQASEAGSVTDGDDDAPRVPLDELLGDLQINNDDDDDAGDDVMPE; this comes from the exons ATGGATGTGGAAGCAGGTATGTTTACTGTACAGCAAACTATGGGAAATGTTCCATGCTGCAAATGTGGTATTCCTGTGACGCCAAATGCAGCCAACATGTGCGTTAGATGTCTTCGTTCTGAAGTAGACATAACTGAAGGTTTAGAAAGAAATGCAACTATTATTCACTGTCCCGAATGTGACAGCTACTTGCAGCCTCCAAGAACTTGGATTAAAGCTCAGTTAGAGTCCAAAAAGCTCTTGACTTTTTGTGTCAAACGGCTCAAAAATTTGAGTAAATTGAAGCTGATTCGTGCAGAGTTTATATGGACTGAGCCTCATTCAAAGAGGATTAAGGTTAGGCTGCGTGTTCAGAAAGAAGTTTTAAATGGTGCTGTTTTGGAACAAGCTTATATGGTTGAGTATGTGGTCCATGATCAAATGTGTGACTCGTGTTCTCGAGGTCAAGCTAACCCTGATCAATGGGTGGCTGCAGTTCAGTTAAGACAACACGTATCTCACCGTAGAACTTTCTTTTATCTGGAACAACTTATTCTTAAACATGATGCTGCTGTTCGAGCCATTAGGATCAAGCAAATGGATCAGGGGATCGATTTCTTTTTTTCTAGCCGTAGTCATGCACTTAAGTTTGTAGACTTTGTGGGTAAGGTTGTTCCAGTTAAGACCCGACATGATAAACAACTCGTGTCGCACGACCAAAAGAGCCATATCTATAACTATAAGTACACTTTCTCGGTTGAAATTTGCCCTATTTGTCGTGAAGATCTCGTTTGTCTCCCTCCAAAACTTGTTGCTAATCTGGGAAACTTGGGCCCACTTGTTATATGCACAAAAGTAAGCAACAGTATCGCGTTAATCGATCCCTCGTCTCTAAGGCATTGTTATCTTGATGCTGAACAATACTTTAGGTCGTCGTTTAAATCGTTGCTTACCTCTAAGCAGCTTGTTGAATATGTGGTTTTAGATGTCGATTTACTTAATTCTGAAGTTAATCTTGGTGGGTCTAAGTATGTTTTGGCTGAGGTTCAAGTGGCACGCGTATCGGATTTCGGTAAGAACGATACAATGTTTTATGTGAAGACACATTTAGGCCATCTTTTAAATGTGGGTGATTATGCTCTTGGTTATGACTTGTATTCTgcgaataataatgatattgaactTGATAAGTACAAAGGGTTAGTGCTTCCGGAAGTTATTTTGGTTAAAAAAAGTTATGAGGAGAAAAAATTAAAGAAACGTGGAAAGCCTCGATCTTGGAAGTTGAAATCTTTGGATATGGAGGTTGATTTGAGTGCTACGAGAGGTAAAGTTGATGAAGAAAGGATGATTAACGAGTATGAACAGTTTTTGGATGATTTGGAGGAGAACCCTGAGATGAGATTAAATATATCGTTGTATCGAAACAGAGGATATCAGGCGTCAGAAGCTGGATCGGTgactgatggtgatgatgatgcacCTCGTGTGCCGTTGGATGAGTTACTCGGTGATCTTCAaattaaca atgatgatgatgatgatgctggagATGATGTCATGCCGGAGTAG